From Heteronotia binoei isolate CCM8104 ecotype False Entrance Well chromosome 12, APGP_CSIRO_Hbin_v1, whole genome shotgun sequence, the proteins below share one genomic window:
- the LOC132580265 gene encoding protein phosphatase 1 regulatory subunit 3C-B-like has protein sequence MSCGDLFQVFSTRAIVPRATPGDRATQLCLSHPPPIRKLLDSYEELRGGLGHQPLRSCLCAEEPERQEGAKGCRGKKKKKVVFADMKGFSLTAVRIFSKIEEDLCDLHHALSNLTSFRNKCRGSRLEMKYVLDFSQPSADYSAFRSRLQSNFVALESCLIQEKSLSGTVKVRNISYEKQMYIRITFDSWKTFQDIYCQYMHNTYGYTDTDTFSFQVALPKSPVPCGSVEFCISFQCGSTVYWDNNQGKNYRIRQVVATSPPGALSRLAKSTLGAGEPLGTSRAAALVLSRLHTWRRSENRDPYW, from the coding sequence CCTTTTCCAGGTGTTCAGTACACGGGCCATTGTGCCCCGAGCTACGCCAGGAGACCGGGCCACACAGCTTTGCCTGAGCCACCCTCCTCCCATCCGTAAGCTGCTGGACTCCTACGAGGAGCTGCGAGGTGGCCTCGGGCACCAGCCCTTGAGGTCTTGCCTCTGTGCCGAAGAACCCGAGAGGCAGGAGGGTGCCAAGGGCTGTcggggtaagaagaagaagaaggtggtctTTGCCGACATGAAGGGCTTCTCTCTCACAGCCGTCCGGATCTTCTCCAAAATCGAGGAAGACCTGTGTGATTTGCACCATGCCCTGTCCAATCTGACCAGCTTCCGGAACAAATGTCGGGGCTCCCGGCTGGAGATGAAGTACGTGCTGGACTTCTCCCAACCCTCTGCTGATTATTCGGCTTTCCGTAGCCGCTTACAGAGCAATTTTGTTGCCTTGGAGAGCTGCCTGATCCAAGAGAAATCCCTTTCTGGGACTGTCAAAGTCAGAAACATTAGTTACGAGAAACAAATGTACATCCGGATCACCTTTGACTCCTGGAAGACTTTCCAGGACATCTATTGTCAGTATATGCACAATACATATGGATATACAGACACGGATACTTTTTCCTTCCAGGTAGCTCTGCCCAAAAGTCCAGTTCCTTGTGGGTCTGTTGAGTTTTGTATCTCCTTCCAGTGTGGCTCAACAGTCTACTGGGACAACAACCAAGGGAAGAACTATAGAATACGCCAGGTGGTAGCTActtcccctcctggtgcccttTCACGGCTGGCAAAGAGCACTCTTGGGGCTGGGGAGCCTCTGGGGACTTCTCGGGCTGCAGCTTTAGTCCTCTCTCGCTTGCACACCTGGCGGCGGTCAGAGAACCGAGACCCTTATTGGTAG